Within the Quadrisphaera sp. RL12-1S genome, the region GGCCGGCGCGGTCACGTGGGGCGCCGTCACGTGGGGCGCGGACACCTGGGGCGCGGACACCTGGGGCGCCGCCCCCCGCCCCCGGGCGCTGCGACCGGTCCTGCTGTCCGTGCTCGCCGCTGGCGCCGCCTGGCCGGTGGCCTACGGCGTCACGTGGGCGTGCAGGTGGCTCATCGCCGCCGCCGTGCAGGGTCCCGGCGTGTTCACCGCCATCCGCGACAAGTCCGCCGAGCGCCTCGACGGCGCCAGCCAGGTGGTGGACCCATCCTTCGGCGCGCCGACGGCCGCCAACGTCACGCGGTGGCTCGACACCGCCCCCACGGCGCAGCCGCTGCTCGTGGCCGCCGCGGTCGTCGTCGTGGTGTCCCTGGTGGTGGCAGCCCGCCGCGGCGGAGCCGAGCGGCTGCTGCTGGCGGCGGTGCTCGCGGCCCCGGCGCTGCTGGTGCCGGCCTGGTACGAGGTGCTGAGCAACCACTCCCAGGTGCACGCGTTCTTCACCTACCGCAGCGTCCCGGCGGCCGTGGGGATCGTCGTGGCGGCGTGCGTGCTGTCCGCTCGGAGCGGCTCCTCGCGCCGGGTGGTCTCCCCGGAGCGCTCACCGATGTGAACAGTGCGTGACGCCGGGCGGGTCCGGGAACAACCTCGGTGCTCCCTGGGCTCTGGCTGGGTGGCAGCAGCACGGGTCCCCCGCGCACGCCACCGCTCTCCCCCGGTTCTGGAGGACCACGATGACGCTGCGCGAGGAGCGCTCCGCGCCCGCCGCCACCCCCACCTCGGCCAGCACGACGACGACGGCGAGCGCGCCCCCCACCCAGCGCAGCCTGCTCGGCACGGTGCTGGTGCTGGGGGCGTTCGTGGCGATCGGCCCGCTGACCATCGACATGTACCTGCCGGCGCTGCCGACCATCACCAGCCAGCTGCAGACCACCGAGGCGGCCGTGCAGCTGACGCTGACCGGCACGCTCGTGGGCCTGGCGCTGGGCCAGCTGGTGCTGGGCCCGCTGTCCGACGCGCTCGGGCGCCGGGGCCCGCTGCTCGCGGGGACCGCACTGCACGTGCTGAGCTCGGTGCTCATCCTCGTCGCGCCCGACATCACCACCCTCGGCGTGCTGCGCGTGCTGCAGGGCGTCGGCACGTCGGCCGGCGCCGTCATCGCGCTGGCCGTGGTGCGCGACAGCCTCTCCGGGCGGGCCGCGGCCACCATGCTGTCGCGGCTGTTCCTCGTCATCGGGGCGGCGCCCGTGCTCGCCCCCACCCTCGGCGGGCTGGTGCTGGGCGTCACGTCCTGGCGCGGGGTCTTCGCCGTGCTGGCCGTGTACGGCGTCGCGCTGCTGGTGCTGGGGTCGCTGGCGCTGCGGGAGACGCTGCCGCGCGAGCGGCGGCAGCCGCTGCGCGTGCGCTCGACGGTCGCCACCTTCGGCTCGCTCCTGCGCGACCGCACCTACCTCGGGCTGGTGGCGGTGGCCGGCCTGACCATGGCGAGCCTGTTCAGCTACGTCTCGGGCGCCTCGTTCGTCTACCAGGAGCAGTTCGGGCTCGACCAGCAGCAGTTCGCGTTCCTCTTCGGCGCCGGCGCGGTCTGGCTCATCGGCGCCACGCAGCTGAACCCGCTGCTGCTGCGCCGCCTCGAGCCCGCGCAGATCCTCCTGGGCGGCAGCGTCGCGGCGGTGGTCGCCGCCGCCGTCCTGGTCGTGCTGGCCACCTCGGGCCTCGGGGGGATCTGGGGCGTGGCGCTGCCGCTGTGGGCGGTGCTGTTCGCCGGAGGCCTGGCGCTGCCCAACGCCCCGGCGCTGGCGCTCTCGCGCCACGGCGAGGCCGCCGGCTCCGCGGCGGCGCTGCTGGGTGCGGTGCAGTTCGGCGTCGGCGCCCTGGTCTCACCGCTGGTGGGGATCCTGGGGAACGACGCGACCGCCATGTCCGTGGTGATCCTCGGCGCCGCCCTCGCCGCCGCCACCGTGCTGGTGGTCGTGGTCCGCCCGTGGCGGCTGGGCCCGGTGGACGTCGAGCCTGGAGCCGGCGCCCACTGAGGCTCGCCCGGAGCCGTCGGACCCCCGCCGGGCCTTCGCCGGGTCCCGGCTCAGCCCGCGCCGGGGGCCTGCGCGTCGGCCGGCCGCCGGCGCGTCTCGCGCACGCGGCTGGCCAGCGTGGTGCCCAGGGTGGTGCCGGCGGCCAGGCCCACGCCGACCATCGCGGCCCCCAGGAGCAGCCCCCCGCCGGTGCCGGGCGGGGCGCCGCTGATCATCGCGAACAGCCCCTGGTAGATGGTCAGACCCGGCAGCAGCGGCACGATCGCGCACGTGGCGGTGACCGCCGCGGGCACGCGCGTGCGCTCGGCCAGCGACTCCGCGCCGAAGCCGACCAGCAGCGCCGCCACCGCCGCACCGACGGCGGGCGCGGCGCCGGCTCCGACCAGCAGGGCCGAGACCGCGTACCCCAGCGCCCCCCACGCGGCCACCTGCGCGGCGGCCCGCGGCCCCGCGAACGACGACGCCGCCCACGCCCCCGAGGCCACGCCCGCCGCCACCACCTGCACCGCCAGCGGCCACGGGGTCTGGGAGGTGTCGGCGATGACCAGCTGCACGCCCAGCCGGTCGGCCACGTCCAGCACGCCGCCGATGCCCACCACCAGCCCGAGCGTCAGCACCAGCACCTCGAGCAGGCGGCCGCTGGCCGTGACGAGGAAGCCGTTGATGGCGTCGTCGGCGGCGCCCACCAGCGAGAGCCCGGCCAGCAGCGCGATGATCCCCGAGGCCACCACCAGCGACGGCGGCAGCGCTGACAGCGCCACCGGCAGGCCGGGCACCGCCAGCAGCGCCACCGCCACCGTGGTGGCCATCGCCGCGCCCGCGGCCTGCAGGAAGAACGACGGCAGGCCCCACCCGCCCAGGCGCCGCAGCACCAGGTCGATGACGGCCGTCACGGTGGCGGAGAGCAGCACCACCGGCGGTCCGCCGCCCAGCAGCACGGCCACCCCGGCGGCCATGGTGCCCAGCGCCGCCGTGACGAGGGCGGGGCGGTACCGGTGCGGCGCCTCGAGCACCTCGTCGAGGCTGGCGTGCACGCGCTCCAGCCGCTGCTGCACCGCCTCGCGGACCGCGGGGTCGTCCAGGGCGTCGGCCAGCTCGGGGGTGCCCGGGTCGGTCTGCACGTCGTGGGCCAGCGCGGTGAGCCGGCTGAGGCGGTGGTAGTCGGCCGCGCGGGTCTGCACCACGCGCAGCACGCTGACGGTGCCCGCGTCGGGACCGTCGTGCGCCACGAGGATGGCGGTGAAGGTGACGTCCACCTGGCAGGGCACCCCGAACGCGGCGCAGGTGCGCTGGATGACGTCCACGGAGGCCGCCGCCGTGGCACCGAGGGAGAGCACCGCCTCCCCGAACCGGACGGCCACCTCCAGCACCTCGCGCACCTGGCGCTCGGCGAGGCGGGCGCGCTGGGCGCGCCGCCCGACGGGACTGGCGGGGGCGCTGCCGCTCAGGCGCTCGTCGAGGGCCGCCAGCAGCTGCCGGCGGCGCCCGGGTGAGACCGCGGACGTCAGCTTCGGGGAGGCCCGGGCGTGGCGCGGCGGTCGGGGCGGTCGGGGGTCGGGCACCGGCTGGACCGTAGCGCCGCCCTCGTCCCCCGGCAGGGCGGGCGTCAGCGGGCGCCTTCGGCGGTGGAGGTGCTCGACGCCGCGGGCGCGAAGTCCCGCCAGAAGTACTGCATGCGGCTGAACAGACGCTTCTGGCCGGTGCGGTCCACCTGGAAGCAGCGGGCCACGCCGCCCGTCAGCGCGTCGTGGTCGTCGTGCCACAGCCAGCCGTAGCGGCGCGGGTGCGCCCCCGTGCAGTCCCCCCACCCGAAGGCCGAGGCCATCCCCTGGTCGCTGACGGCGGCGGTGACGCGCACCCGCGGGTCGTCGATGGCCGTGGCGCCCAGCTGCGGGCCCAGGTGCAGGTCCGTGCTGGACAGCGCGTCCGCCACCGCGCGGTGGTCCGGGTGGGGGTAGGCGAAGCCGGAGGCCGTGACCTCCTCGTAGTAGGCGCCCACCACGCCGCGGCTCGGAAGCGCCGGAACGCCCAGCCTGGTGCGGTTGTCCCGCACGGACTCCACCGCCCACACCACCTCGTCAGGGGTGACGTCGCGGTCGCCGAGGTCGAACACCACCAGCGCGCCGTGGCCGCCGTCGTCGGTCCACACGTGCGCGCTGCGGTCGCGGCTGGCGCAGACGCCGGGGGTCGCGTCGACCCGGCACACCGGGGTGCTGCGCGCGCCGACCAGGCGGGAGACCTCACCGCGGTCGGTGAAGCGCGACGGCACCGAGGGGTCCGAGGCGGCCATGTCCGTGAAGAACCCGCGCCAGCTGTCCATGCGCGCCGCCTCGCACGAGGGGGTCCACTTCCCCTGGGGCAGCGGGACCGGCGCGGGCTCCTCGCCGCGGTCGTAGCCGGGCAGGTCCGGGTCGCAGTTGCTCGACTCCTCCCCGTGCGTGAGCAGCACGAACACCTTGAACAGGTCCGGGGTCTGCTCCACCTGCGACCACACCTCGAACTCGTCGTCCGGGTGCGGCAGCACCGCGTAGAGCACGCCCGTCACACCGGCGGCGGCCTGGGGCCCGACCGCCGTGGCCGTCGGCGACGAGGACGACGCCGACGGCGCCCCGCCGGTCGCCGCCGCGCTCCCGGAGGAGGAGACCGCCGACGACGACGGCGAGGAGGGGCTGGGCGTCGAGTCGGAGGTCGGGGCGGACGCCGGGGCGGTCGCGCCACCGGTCGTCGCCGCCGAGGTGGGGACCTGCGCCGCGGCGGGGGTCTGGGCTGCAGCAGGCGTCTGGGCTGCAGCAGGGGTCTGGGCGGTGGCGGGACTCCGCTGGGCGCCAGACGCCCCAGAAGCGCCAGACGTGCTTGCCGCCGTGCTCGCAGCCGCGGGGGACGCCACCGCGAGGAGGGCGAGCACGGCCGCCGACAGCACGCCGGCGCTCCGGAGCGGGGCACCTCGACGCACACCATGATCGTGCAGGACCGGTCGCTCGGATCCGGGGAGGCGCGCCGGGACGATCCGGACTTCTCGGGTCGCCGACGGGCAGGGGTCAGCGACGAGCGAGCGCCCCGGCGGTGCGCTCGTCCTCGCCCAGCGGTGGACCGCCCGGCGGGTCGCCGAGGACCAGCTGGCGCGCCCTCGCCCGTGCTGCCTGCCGCACGGACCGCCGGGGGTTGACCAGCCACCGCCGCAGGGTGTCCACCGTGGCGGGCGGTCTCACCTGGGGCACCCCGTCCACCACGCGCACCTGCCACACCCCCATCCCCACCTGGAGGTGGTGGCGCGGGCAGAGCAGCACGCCGTTGTCGAGGTCGGTGGGGCCTCCGGCCTGCCACTCGACCACGTGGTGGGCCTCCAGCCACGCGAGCTTCGCGTCGCAGCCCGGGACCGCGCACCCGCCGTCGCGCGCGAAGAGCGCCCGCCGCTGCGGCGGGGTGAAGCACCGCACCGACCGGCCCAGGGCCACCACGGTGGCCTCGGCGCCCTCCGCGGAGAGCAGCACGGCCTGCAGCACGCCCCTCGACAGCACCGTCCGCATCACCGCGGTGGGCAGCGGCCCGGTCTGCTCGCACACGGCCCGCCCGGCGCCCTCCAGCTCGCGCAGCTGGTCGGCGGTCACGGTCACCACCACCCGCGGCGGCTCCCCGCCCCGGGTGGACGTCGGGTCAGACGCGCTCAGCGCGATGAGCCCGAGGGCGTCGGCGCGGCGCTGGGAGGCCGTGCGCCCGTCGCGCACGGTCCTCGTCAGCTGCGGCTGGGCGTCCCGCGCCCCGGGCTCGCCGTCGGCGCCGGTGTCGGTGGTGCCGGCGGTACCGGCGGTGTCGGCGTCGGCCTCCGGGGCGATCTCGGCCTCGACGGTGGGGGCGGGCCTGCTGAAGTGGTCGATCGCGGCGATGAACTGCGCGCCGTTGAGGGGGTCGAGGGTGCCGCGCACCGACACCCAGCCGTCGTCGTGCACGGTGTGGTCGAGACCGCGCTTCTCCAGCGCGTCGGGGTCGAAGTCGCCGTCGGCGCGCTTCGGGTCCAGCACGTCGCGCAGCTCGCGGCACAGCACCACGGCCTGCTCGTAGGTGAGGCCCGGGAGGTCCTGCGCGAGGGTGCGGTCCAGCTCGGCCCCGCACTCGCGGCGGACCGCGCGCGGCAGCGCGCGGAGCAGGCGCGCGGCCAGGTCGAAGACGTCGGTGGAGATGCGACCGTCGGCGTGCAGCGCGGTGACCTCCGGCAGGGGCGGCTGCTGCACGTCACCGGCCCCGGTGGCCCGGGAGACCAGCTCCAGGCGCTTGGCGGCGGCCGGGTCGAACCCGGCCGACCCGGTGAGCAGCCCCACGGGGCTGGCCGCGCCCACCTCGTCGAGGTCGGCGCGGTCGAACGACGCCACGAGGTGCAGGACGGCGGAGTCCACCAGGCGCCCCAGCACCACGGCCTCGTGCAGCGCCCCGGCCCGGTCTGCGGGCGGGAGCGACCCGACCCAGCCGCACGCCTCGACCACCTCGCGCAGGGCCGCCTGCGCGTCCGCGAGCGCGGCGCCGAGGCGTCCGCTCGCGGGGGTGGTCGAGGT harbors:
- a CDS encoding multidrug effflux MFS transporter; the encoded protein is MTLREERSAPAATPTSASTTTTASAPPTQRSLLGTVLVLGAFVAIGPLTIDMYLPALPTITSQLQTTEAAVQLTLTGTLVGLALGQLVLGPLSDALGRRGPLLAGTALHVLSSVLILVAPDITTLGVLRVLQGVGTSAGAVIALAVVRDSLSGRAAATMLSRLFLVIGAAPVLAPTLGGLVLGVTSWRGVFAVLAVYGVALLVLGSLALRETLPRERRQPLRVRSTVATFGSLLRDRTYLGLVAVAGLTMASLFSYVSGASFVYQEQFGLDQQQFAFLFGAGAVWLIGATQLNPLLLRRLEPAQILLGGSVAAVVAAAVLVVLATSGLGGIWGVALPLWAVLFAGGLALPNAPALALSRHGEAAGSAAALLGAVQFGVGALVSPLVGILGNDATAMSVVILGAALAAATVLVVVVRPWRLGPVDVEPGAGAH
- a CDS encoding threonine/serine exporter family protein, with the translated sequence MPDPRPPRPPRHARASPKLTSAVSPGRRRQLLAALDERLSGSAPASPVGRRAQRARLAERQVREVLEVAVRFGEAVLSLGATAAASVDVIQRTCAAFGVPCQVDVTFTAILVAHDGPDAGTVSVLRVVQTRAADYHRLSRLTALAHDVQTDPGTPELADALDDPAVREAVQQRLERVHASLDEVLEAPHRYRPALVTAALGTMAAGVAVLLGGGPPVVLLSATVTAVIDLVLRRLGGWGLPSFFLQAAGAAMATTVAVALLAVPGLPVALSALPPSLVVASGIIALLAGLSLVGAADDAINGFLVTASGRLLEVLVLTLGLVVGIGGVLDVADRLGVQLVIADTSQTPWPLAVQVVAAGVASGAWAASSFAGPRAAAQVAAWGALGYAVSALLVGAGAAPAVGAAVAALLVGFGAESLAERTRVPAAVTATCAIVPLLPGLTIYQGLFAMISGAPPGTGGGLLLGAAMVGVGLAAGTTLGTTLASRVRETRRRPADAQAPGAG
- a CDS encoding HNH endonuclease signature motif containing protein, which translates into the protein MTSTTPASGRLGAALADAQAALREVVEACGWVGSLPPADRAGALHEAVVLGRLVDSAVLHLVASFDRADLDEVGAASPVGLLTGSAGFDPAAAKRLELVSRATGAGDVQQPPLPEVTALHADGRISTDVFDLAARLLRALPRAVRRECGAELDRTLAQDLPGLTYEQAVVLCRELRDVLDPKRADGDFDPDALEKRGLDHTVHDDGWVSVRGTLDPLNGAQFIAAIDHFSRPAPTVEAEIAPEADADTAGTAGTTDTGADGEPGARDAQPQLTRTVRDGRTASQRRADALGLIALSASDPTSTRGGEPPRVVVTVTADQLRELEGAGRAVCEQTGPLPTAVMRTVLSRGVLQAVLLSAEGAEATVVALGRSVRCFTPPQRRALFARDGGCAVPGCDAKLAWLEAHHVVEWQAGGPTDLDNGVLLCPRHHLQVGMGVWQVRVVDGVPQVRPPATVDTLRRWLVNPRRSVRQAARARARQLVLGDPPGGPPLGEDERTAGALARR